Within the Setaria viridis chromosome 3, Setaria_viridis_v4.0, whole genome shotgun sequence genome, the region TACGCAGAGGGCGCGGGGAGAAAACCATCACGAAGAGCATCCACCCGGCGGCGGATAGGCGTCTGACCACACGGCGGCGTTGAGGGTTTGTGGTGGCTGCTTTGGTATTTGTATAGAGTGACGGTCTAGGGTTTGTGGTAAGGCTGGGCGGCTGAGCCTCGGGCGCCGTATGACTCAAGCACGGACCGAAAGGCCGTAAAAAGCAAGCTGGGCCACGAATAAGCAACAGGCCCAAGAAGGCCGACAATGCTCAAGATTATGGGCCTGATGGGTCAATTTGCTTGCACCGCCCTTGCGGCCTTGTAACAAACGACCAATTCGCAACGGATAAAGCCAAGGTTTTGGCCCATCAAACAATTTCAGGCCTGACCATGAACGGTTGGTTACTCTGGGCCATGCTCCTCGCCGTCCCACCGGCAGGgttccgctccgccgccgccgccggtgagtcACACTACACTGCGCTCGCTGTTCAGATACGTCGGGTGCTCGCATTTGCCGGGAAACCCGAGCTGTTTCTCCGATGTGTGCCCATAGTGTTGGAATATATGGCTTAGCCCATTTATTTAATTCAACTAAAAGAATTAAAAGCCTAGGTTATCTGAGGAAGGATCCCAATCGACTTAAAAGGTTAACTCTTTGTACACCATTTGTGAAGTTAATAAACAAAATTGGTGTGCTACACGCGCGCGCTCTCGCTCGTCCGGCCGTGGGCGTGGCGAGATGAGCGATGCGGGGTGCGGTGAATCTTTTGCTGTTGAATGCAGCCAGCAATTGGGCGATTTCATTCCAGTAACTGCTGAAGAATAAACTCATTGATTGCCATTGATCTGCTGCAAGGCGTCCAGGTTCATCCCCCTGCTCGCCTATATAAGacgtccctcctcctcctcccatacACACACCAAAAAAATATTCTTTACAGGAgatctctctcttctccctctgcTTTCTGCATCTCCATCGCTAGCACTGCGCGCACGGTACGAGCAGAGCCTCCGGAACCTTGACTACCGCTGGAGATCCTGCTCGGGATAGGCAGGTGATAAGGTTTTTGGGGAGTGTTGAACGCAACTGCTTGCTCCCTAATCGACTACTTCGTCTACGTCCTGGTGGCCGTTTGCTGTTCGACTACTTCGTCTATGTCTTGGTGGCTGTTTACTATTCAACTACTTCATCTACTTTCCAAAGACCGTTCGTGGGACTGCACTGCATCGACTTAGTACTGCTACATCGACTGAGGCCATCCAATTAGCATGACTAATCCAGATGGTAACGGCGCAACTGGTGCCTCCGACACAGGTCACGCCATATGGTACATTCTGAAACCCTTCATTCTGTTCATGCTTAAAATTGTGTTAAACATGAACACTCGCACATGCTTCAATTCACTCACCATAGTCATAGAAATAGTCATTTTACACAATTAGTTTCGGAATTAAAATATACCGAATAATGCCTAAATGTCTCACTGATTATGCAGACTAGGTTAtatgtttgaactttgaagtgtctGTAAGCTTTGCGGCATCAGCTTTCCGGACTTGCTTGATTTGTGCGGCATGGCGATGAGTTaggtgctgttttttttttggttttccGATTTCTTAAATTATTGTTTTGTTAAGAAGCCATAACAAACTAACAAATTGAAGCAAAGCCCCCGCTGGAAAAATGTGATTTCCTTGAGCATGAGCTGATCGATAGGAAATTTCCcaagtcaattttttttttcagtctaCCCTGTTGCTGCCTGAACAACGATATGTGCTTAGCTCATTTTCAGGGTTCTTTATGCTTGGACTCCAGAATTCTGTTTTTGCAATCTGATCTCTTGAATGGGGAAGGTTCAGTTTCATCAAGAGAAAGAAAATGGAGTTCTTTGGGATGTACTACTTTGTACCCATATTAGAGGTAATACGAACAGCTAATCGATCCAATTCTGGTATTTTCTATCAATCAATCTGACGAATTCATTTTTCTTTGGATACATATTTTCATGCCATTCGTCAAAACTTTGTCTGTGATGCATTATGAAACTGCACTGCCCTGgtttgcagtacatgcatgctaGGGACACGGTCACATGGAGGTATGGAAAATTGCTAATGACTATCTGTTGATGCCAACACCACTATCTGCGGGTCTCATCGTGGGGTGGGACCAACGCTACTTGTTGATGCCATGACTGTCTGTTCCAAATAAATGGGGGCATGCTGTCTCGGATGATCGGTTCCTTGATCTGCAGTATGCAAATCAACACTTGTTGCACTGATATTTGCAGTAGTACTTTGGACTGATGAGCTACAGTAATCAGTCAATGCATGAGATACCTCCAGCTCCAAACACTCTTTCAGCTCCAACACAAGATCAGTCATTGTCGGTCTTTTCCGCGATGGCTCCTCCTTGCACTGCAATGCCAACTCGGCAACCTTCCAAACAGAGTTGACATTGTACATCCCTCCCATCCTTGGATCAGCAATGCTTGCGATGTCACCCTCCGAGAGTTTCTGGCGCACCCACTGTGCAATGTGGACGCTCTCGGTGTCGCTTATGGCGACAGCCGGTGATTGGCCTGTGATAAGCTCCAATAGCACAACTCCAAAGCTATATACGTCGCTCTTCTCACTGAGCTGGTGTGTATTATAGTATTCAGGGTCAAGATACCCCAGGGTACCTACCGGCTTAGTGGTAACATGGGTCCTGAACTGATCGGCGAACACCTTCATGAGCCCAAAGTCAGCTATCTTCGCCTCAAGATCAGCAGACAGCAGAATATTCCCTGTTTTCACGTCCCTATGTATCAGTGGCGGGTGGCATGATTTATGTAGATATTCCAATCCTGCAACCGCATCATGGAGCCAAGAAATTAGTTGGTGTGAAACATTCTAGTGACTAGCGAGTGTAGTTTTACTCAAAATTAATCTGTATAAGCAAAAAGTAAACCATGGTACAGGATGCTGTAACTGTAATACTATAATACAGTTTGGGCACGAACCATGGGCAGAGTCGAGAGCAATCTTGAGACGCTGAGGCCAAGTGAGGGGTGTAACAGTAGTGGACTCCCCTGTGATATATTGATGATAACAAGGTAAGAGCAGAAGAacagaaagagagaaagaaatgtCACGTGGTTAGTTTTTTGAAAATTGGCCTTTAAGCTCAGTAATAAGAAAATGAATATATCCAATTAACCACACACACATGAAGGTGAGTTTAGTCTTTTTTCCTTTatgagaagaggaagagggcctTACCTCTTAGACGGTCCTCTAGGTTTCCTCCACGCATGTATTCATATACAAGGGCCAAATGTTTCTTGTCCTTGCAATATCCAATCAAGGAAACTAGGTTTTTGTGATGAACTCTACCCAAGTGTTGAGCCTGCAATATGTAATAACTAATAAGATATTTAATTTGTTTCAATCTCAAATCCCCATAAAGATGAAAAGGAACTACTCAGCTTACCTCAGCTAAAAACTCTTTATCCCCTTGGGAGGATGTTTTTGAACGCATTTTGACAGCTACTGGATTTCCATTCTCCAAGTAGCCCAGGAACACATCACCAAATCCTCCTCTCCCTATTGCTTGTACGAAGTTAGCTGTTATGAGCTTCAACTCCTTGTAGGAAAATTGCCTATTCTCGAATATATTTGACTGGTCCCGAGGGCTACTGAGCCTTGAGTTGTTTGCCATCCATCTATCTATAATCAAACCAGATATTGTATGATCAAGCTTAGCAAATGCAGATTACTTTATTGGTTTCCTTGGTGAAATGTTACCTCGTTTGTTTCTCATATTACGAATGATAAGAAATGCTGCCAAAAATAGTAGAGTTGCTAATGCTATTGGAACAACTGTTGCAATGACAATTGTTTTGTTGCTTTTCTTGTTCCCCGACTTGCATGTGGAAGCACCATTGTTGCAAAGATTTGGGTTGTTTTCAGCCCTATCATTAGAGCAAAATGATCTGAATTAACtaaattttaaagaaaaaacatgGAACTGCACTTTTTTTATTcaagtggtaggagttattaaaTTATTGTCCACTGATTAACAATTGTTTTTGCATTACAGTTCttctcaaaagaactttgggTACGATGATCTCTTGAACCCTAAGGTAGCTTACATGATGCAAACCTGAACACAAGAGATCTGTTTTGGCTCTTTTCTAGTACAGCAGCAGGAACCCATCCACTGAGTTTGTTGCTTGACAGATCACTGCAGAAACACATGTTTGATATAtcaatgcaattttttttagcataaaGTGATATCAGCTAAGCAGAAATACTTACAGGAATGTGAGGGATGGCATTTGCGCTAGGAAATCAGGAATTGAACCAGATAGGTTGTTGTTGGACAAGTCCCTGGAATTGCAGTTCTCATTAAAATACTAAAGTTGACATGGGGAACCGATACAAAGAAGTTATATGTTTGTTGTTACTTTAAGTTTCTGTAGGTAATAGGATCACGGGCAGTGAATGATCTAGTTTGTTAATAAATGTTGTAAACTtgtaatgatttttttttggaatttggatGCTTTTAATGAACTTTATTATAATTTGGATGCTTTTAAACCTTGATCTTGTAATGAAGTTGGCCAAACATTCTTCTTAGAAAGTACTGTCATGTAAGCTGGTAATCCCAGGGAGATAATTATGCATTCAGCAAAAGGAAGGGCCAAAACCTTTAAAAGCAAAATTGTTGTCTGAATGTTAGGGgtttaagcaaaaagaagggtCAAAACCTGTAAGCTGGGAAGTGAGAACTTTAGGGGTGTTATAACATTCATAATGTATAATTTCAAATATTTGTGCGATTGTGGTATTTGGTTCTTACAGGTATTTTAGGGATTTCAGATCACCAAAAGAAACATGAACTTCACCAGCCAACCCGCTAGATGATAAGAGCCTGCACATCCAATAGTAAATTAATACCAGGGAACAGAAAACAGGCACTATATTTAGTAATTTCAGATCAAGCATTCAAGTTAGTATAGTAATGCCTTTTGAAATTCGTGGTAGAATTCTTCAAAGGGTACTTACAGCTTTCGTAAAATAAAAGGGGTACTTACAGTTCTGTTACTGATGCAGGACCAGATGAAGGATAACTACAGTTCAGGCCATCCCAAGCAAATGATTTTGGTGCACAAGGATCACCCATCCAATTTTTCTTCAATGCATACGCTGTGCGAATTGTCATCATGGCCTTGGCTGTTCATAGGGTAAAAAACAGAAGGTAACTCTGAAGTCATGCTGTGGAATTGGGATCAACTATCAGGCAAACTTTACTTTGTAAATTATAACAAACACTAAAATCTTTGACTAAATAAGAGTAATCTAATACACTGGTCAAAGCAAGGAACCATGCATCCTATTTGCTTGCAACCAAAATTTATCCAGCGCTATGAAAGCAACATAATGCTGATGGATGAAACTGACTGACAGAACTTTGACAAGTCGAAAGTGTTTAGCAGATACCGTCAGCATCATTTGTTGCAAGCTCAGTCATTGGTTTTACTGAATATATCTCAAATGCATTCAGGATGGGTGGGAGAGTGGCGTCCGGCGTGCCAGCAAGTGAGACAGCATGTTGGCTCGATCCCTGCACCATTGTTTTCACAACCTCTGCAGAGAGGTACTTTGGGGTGTAGCTTTGGCTGCCTTTCCATGTAGCGTTGTCGACAAGGATATCAAACTTCCTTAGGGCATTGCTTGGCAATCTCTTTAATTCCGCGAAGTAGAGGAACAGAAGGTAAGTTGCATGGTCATCATTCAGGTCGGGATCTGAGCTCCATGTGAAGTTGATCCAGGTTCCGTTCTCTGGAGTGGCACAGCTCTGCAGTATCTTGTTTGGCTCGTCGAAGTTAATGGTGTTTGTGATGTCTACAGTGTCTGTGGTACTTATGTTGGTCCATGTAGGATCTTTGTATCTTTGCCAGGAACGGTCATCCGGATCAGCTGGGTACCTATTGTTTAGAAAATGAATGGTGTGAGGCAATCTTCAGAAATTAACCATGAATGCGGATTACAAATAAAGCTTCTTTGCAAGAGAGTAAGTAGCACCATATTGTTTACATCAGATATCATCAGATGGACTGGGAAACCCAATGATCATACTCACCTGATGAAACCTGTCCCGAAATGAAATCGGTTGATACTGAAATCGGCTAACGATGATGGCCGGGCAAGCCTGAGGAGAAGCAGCGACTGGTTGACCGTGGCCTCTGGGTACATGGTCTCCCCGAGCGGCCTCAGCTCAAGCGCATTGATGAATGGTGTACCCCACCCTGTATTCACCAAGCACACCTGTACATGCACATGTCAATTTTGGTGAAGTGATTCAGAAACTGAGTTTTTTTCCTGAATATACAACTGGAATCCCTTAACTTTTGCTGGTGTTCCTAAGTAAAATATTCTAACGCAATAATCATATAGGCATGTACTTATATTTATCCAGTTGTAATAGACTTTAGTTCGCAATTATTCTATATACCTTTCCATCCATATTTATAGATTTTTCTAGTACTTTACATCGCATATCTATATGTGGTTGACATGTGTTTAATTGAACTTTTCAGCTATGTGTTTAACTTGAAAATTGGTATTATCATCAATTCTTttataatcttatatgtggTTTAATGGTACACGCATCATGCATGTATACCTTAAGTTGATATCATCTATTTTAGCAATGGTAGAAATAGGTATTTTAGAATCATATTGGGGTGCATTTTAGGATTTTTTAATGATAAATGTAGGTAAATTCgatgcaaatttaggggttagtttttaataatgatagccgtgggtaatttagatgcaactttagagggttattttagatt harbors:
- the LOC117847944 gene encoding probable LRR receptor-like serine/threonine-protein kinase At1g51810; translation: MAPSMQLFGLVWLAASSELITVVHGQPNSPEFITIDCGLAADGTYSDKKTRGLLHVPDTGFTDAGLNAAVRPPYYQPDWPDLYRTVRYFPDRGGTSKRRSCYTLGPVSPGRRYLIRARFYYGNYDGLEATLPVFDIHIGVNRWTTVNITSPKSRHVIEAVTVPPVDFLQVCLVNTGWGTPFINALELRPLGETMYPEATVNQSLLLLRLARPSSLADFSINRFHFGTGFIRYPADPDDRSWQRYKDPTWTNISTTDTVDITNTINFDEPNKILQSCATPENGTWINFTWSSDPDLNDDHATYLLFLYFAELKRLPSNALRKFDILVDNATWKGSQSYTPKYLSAEVVKTMVQGSSQHAVSLAGTPDATLPPILNAFEIYSVKPMTELATNDADAKAMMTIRTAYALKKNWMGDPCAPKSFAWDGLNCSYPSSGPASVTELLLSSSGLAGEVHVSFGDLKSLKYLDLSNNNLSGSIPDFLAQMPSLTFLDLSSNKLSGWVPAAVLEKSQNRSLVFRAENNPNLCNNGASTCKSGNKKSNKTIVIATVVPIALATLLFLAAFLIIRNMRNKRDRWMANNSRLSSPRDQSNIFENRQFSYKELKLITANFVQAIGRGGFGDVFLGYLENGNPVAVKMRSKTSSQGDKEFLAEAQHLGRVHHKNLVSLIGYCKDKKHLALVYEYMRGGNLEDRLRGESTTVTPLTWPQRLKIALDSAHGLEYLHKSCHPPLIHRDVKTGNILLSADLEAKIADFGLMKVFADQFRTHVTTKPVGTLGYLDPEYYNTHQLSEKSDVYSFGVVLLELITGQSPAVAISDTESVHIAQWVRQKLSEGDIASIADPRMGGMYNVNSVWKVAELALQCKEEPSRKRPTMTDLVLELKECLELEVSHALTDYCSSSVQSTTANISATSVDLHTADQGTDHPRQHAPIYLEQTVMASTSSVGPTPR